The genomic DNA TGGAACAGACAACGCATCTCAGAGACCTGTGGTCGTATCGGTCAAAATCGGGATGGTTAACCACCATGGCTAGCTGGGCCGGAGCGGTAAACAAGATCGTGGCCTTCTCACGCTGGAGCAGCTTGAGAGCTTCTTCAGCATCCCAAATCTCGAGGCAAATCGTTTTGGCGCCTATCTCCGGCTGGGAATAGCAAAAGGCCCCGCCCCGTCCGGCGACCGCATTGATACAATTCAGAACGATGTCATCACCCGTTAACTTGACCGCCCGCTGATAGGCGGTTCCCGTTGCTATTCGATTCGCCGGCATATGCTCGGCTGTCTTCTGGAGGCCGGTCGTGCCACTGGTCAGCCCAACGGTTACGACTTCGGTTGACGTGAACCTGGTTTTCGCCAGCAGCGACACGGGAAATTCCTTGGTTTCAGCCTCGCGTTTCATCTCTTCGATAGAATGCGTTCCAGGCGGCACTGGGTCTCCGCTCACAAAGATATCTTTTAAACTGGATAATTTCGAACGCAGGTCGGTTACAGCTTGATAGTAGTCAAAATTTCGGAACTGCCACGGGAGGACAATCCCCTTTACTTCAAAAGTCTTGATGACATACTCAAGCTCAGCTTCCCGTAAAGTCATTAACGAGGTCAGGGCCACAATCCCGGCTTTTTCACAGGCAAGACGAACGACAAAGGAGTCATTGCAATTGGGCAAGATGACATGAATGACATCATCTTTCTTATAGCCCCTTTTCAGAAAGCTCAGAGCGATGTTATCTGAGAGTTCTTTCACCTGCAACCAGGTCAACCGACCTTTCGAATCAATAAGGGCCTCTTTTTGGGGAATTAATTTGGCATTTTGGTCCCATAAATCGGCAATCGATTCTTTACGCCATAACCCCTTGCTTAAATACTCATCAATCATCTCTTGTGTGTACCGTGTTGGTTTAGCCATTCTATTCCTCCAATTTTGTCGTACCAGGCGTTAACCGGAATGGGCTTTCCCCTCGAGGAAGTTTCTAAACAACGTTTTCCTGGATATTGTTATCATCTGCCAGTGTTTGGGAAAAACAACGGGTTTTTTAATTAAATATATCATTCTATATTGCATGCAATATTACATTTAATATTTTATGTCAAGCAGATAATTTTTTAATTTATTTTGTTTCCTATACAGATTCCATCCGGGAACTTTTGGTTTTCGGATGGTGCGATCATTTGGATTCCCGATAAAGACATTCGGGAATGACGTAAAAAGTTTCGCGATATTGTTAAGTTAAAACGATTAGTTAAAAAAATGAGCGGGTTTAGAGAAGGGTTATGTCAATTTAGCTTTTAAAAAAGCGTCGGTAACTTCCCCATCATTCCGGCGAATGCCGGAATCCAGAAATTATCCTGAAAGGAAAAGACCCTGGATTTCGGTTTTCACCGGAATGGCAAGAGAGAAAGTCAACATAATTCGGATTCAGCATCAGATTTTTCATGGGGCTAAAGTTTTGCAAGGGCTTGGGATGAACAACTTTTTTAACTCAATTTTACCCATTTTTTTTATCAACGACACAATAGATTCCCTCTCCGGCCATGGCCGGGACGAAACACTGGTTATCAGAAAGGCAGGTCGCTTTGCTAAGGTCTCCGGACATCCACCGTTTAATCAGTCCTGGTTCTCGAATGAACGGCCGGCTCATAGAGAGATAATCGGCAATACCTTGATCAATAATCTTTTCCGCTACCGCCAAAGAGCGAATTCCCCCTACCAATATCAAGGGAATTTCCAGATTCTGCCTAAAGGCCCTGGCCGCTTCCAGGAAATAGGCCTCTTTATCTTCGCTGGTAATTCCGGCCCTGGAAGGGGATAACTTGCCCGATTTTACTGTTCCACCACTTAATTCTATAGCATCGATTCCATCTTTTTGGAGCAGGATCCCGATTTTCAAAGAATCTTCCAAACGAAGCCCACCCTCCAGATAATCTTCAGAGTTCAGTTTGACCAGAACAGGGAAATCATTGCCCACTGTTGATCGGACTTTTTTTAAAACTTCTCTTAAGACCTGGTATCGGTTCTCCACCGAACCTCCATAAGCATCGGTGCGCCTATTGAAAAGAGGAGATATAAATTGGCTCATCAGATAGCCGTGGGCCGAATGGAGCTGAACCCCGTCAAACCCGGCCTCCTTGGCCCTTCGGGCCCCTTGGCCAAAGGCTTCGACAAGCTCTTGGATGTCTTGAAGGGTCATGGCCTTACAGGGAGACTTGGAAAATCCCTCGACGCTTGAAGGACCCATCGGATCCTGACCGGTGAGATCCGGGTTTGCCAGACAGCCGGAATGGGCTATTTGGAGAACGATCCGACCACCCTGCCCGTGAACGGCCTGGGTCATCTGCTTGAGCCCGTCGGTCAGTTCATCCTTATAGACGCCTAACTGTCTGGGACCGGCCTGGCCCTCCTTCCTGACATAGGCATGGCTGGAAATGATCAGGCCGACCTGGCCTTCGGCCAACCGGGCCATGAGGTCTATCAGGGCCGGGGTTACTGATCCGTCGTCACCGGCCATCCCTTCCCAGGTCGCCGAACGCACGAATCGATTGGCCAGTTTCATTCCATTGATTTCGGTCGCTTCGAATAGTGTAGACATTTTTTCTCCTTTCAAGGCTCCTCTTATATTGTATGCAATTAACTTGTATACAAGTTATATAATTCATTTCATAGTGTCAAGAATTTTTTTACCCCCTGCCCTACTTTATTTTAGTCTTCCCTTGGTTTTGCGGTGTTCGTTTGGAAATCAGCGGCAGCAAATATTCGGGCCGGCAGTGACTTAAGGCATGAAAGATATTGCCCCTGATCTTCTTGTTGCGGGCATAAAAGACCGACAGAAACTCTTTGATCTCTTTCCGGGAAGAATTCTGGGCGCTGGGACAGGGGTTGGGAATTTCGAAGAGATTCATCCGCCGGGCAAACCCTTTGATTTTGGATTCTTCCAAGAGGGCCAAAGGACGAATAATGGTTAACCGACCTTCAAACAGAGACTGCCTGGGGAGCATGGTGCTGAGTTCTCCGCTGAAAAACATATTCAGAAATAAAGTCTCTATGATGTCATCTTTATTATGGCCGAGGGCGATTTTGGTAAAATTCAGAACCTTGGAAAGTTGAAAAAGGTGTTTCCGCCTGAGCCAGGAACATAAAAAACAAGGGTTTTCCTTATTTTCAGGTCCATGGGCCAATATTCCGTAGTCGGTTTTTTCGAAATAGAAAGGCACCCCCATTTCCCGGCATGCGGCTTCAATCCGTTGAGGCTGGGTCCCCTCAAACCCCATGTCCAGATGGATAGCCAGCAAATCATAGCGTATAGGCACCCATTTCAGGCGCTCCTTCAGCATAAAAAGCAAGGCCATACTGTCTTTTCCCCCGGAAACGGCCACGGCCAGATGATCGCCGTCGGCAATCATATCATAGTCCCGGATGGCCTTGCCCAGGAGTCCTTGGATTTTTTTATCGGCGGTGGTAATATTTCGGGACATGGGGATCATAAAGATTCTTAAAAATAAAAAGGACTCCCGAAGGTCGGACAGAGTTCCCGGCCGGGCGATCAGGGGCAGACGGTTCAACCGGCGAAAACGACTTCCCCTTCATGGGCGTACTCAGCCATCAGGGTGGTTCTGTTTTTATATTCTTCCGGCGTCATGGTAATGATATCCAGGGGCACCATGAATTTTTTGATGGTTTGGATTTCGGCATTTTTTAATAACTCCACCCTCCGAAAGATATTTTTTCTTCTGAAATTTTCAGAAACCACCACAATATCAATATCACTTTCAGCGGTGGCATTTCCTTTCACCTGGGAACCAAAAAGGATGATTTTTGACACCCTTACATTTTCTTCCTCCAGTTTTTCCCCAAAGAATTTAGCTACCGCTCTTATTTTCTTTTTAACCATTTCAAAAACCCTTTGCTTTTTTCAAGCATTAATTCCGTTTTTTTCCTGCTATAATCTTTCTTCATCTTCTCAATATCCTCAGGATACCTTGAAGGCTTAAATTAATACTTCCTTAATCGGCCAGTTCCGCAAAGATAGTCAACTTGACGGCATCACCGATTCTTTTAATTTCCGGTCGTTTCCCGGAAAGTTCCCTACTATCCCGCACCAGGTTCAAAAACCCTTCACCTCTTGCCTCCATAAAACTGGTCCCAGTTAACGGACTCGGGAAATCACGCATGAAGCCAGCCAGTTGTTGATTGCGACGAACCGGCTGGCAGCCTGTGTAAAGAGCCTCCTCGGTCAAGGTATTATGTAACCCGCCCGGGTTTTGAATTTCAATGCGATCGGGGAAGATACGAATAATAATCTGAGAGCCGGTAATCTCATAGTCGCGATGGACCACCGCATTGACAACCGCTTCTTGAAGGGCAGTAGCCACGTATGCCGGAAGATCTCGCCGCCCTAAAACCTCTTTTTTAGATGCGGTGGCGATAAGGGGGGAGGTCTGAAAATAATGGAGAACCTGAAGAATCTGTTCCGGAAGAGGACCGGTTACTTTTTTTACATCGGCCGTTTCTCCATCAGCTATGTCATGCTTGTATGCCGCTATATCTATGAAAGCACCCCCTAGAACGGTATCGGGACGTTCTGAAAAAAGAAGAATACCAAGATGAGTCGGTATGGTTTGCTGTTGCATTTCTATGGCCAGTTTTAGATTGATCAATAGACGTTCATAGGTCAGTCCATCCATTTGGAAAGATCTGGAAAAACGACGTTGGTAGTAAGCATCCACTCTTGATCGATCTATGAGAGATAATGTTTTTCCCAAGGCCGGTCTTTCTTCAAAAGGAATCAATAGGTTCCGGAGGGCAAGCAGTCGGCCCAATTGCTCTGGTGGTATCGGATGACGATGGCTCCCCACCCGTTTCAAAAAACGACCATCAATTGTTTGATGAACGGAATAATAGGCTTTTGGAATATCTATCTTGAGACAAAGACGCGGATTCCGATCTTCGTCAGGCAGTTGAACCCAGTTTATAATGGGTTCAATCATGGGTTTGCAATTGTGGAGGCCTGTATTGACGACAAATTGCTCAAGGACAGGACGTTTATCAACAGGAATACCGACAACCGCGCTATCCTTTCGAACACCAAAAACAATAACCCCGCCTTCGGTGTTGGCCATGGAGCAAAAAACCTCGGCAATTTCGGGCGCTGCCCGTCCTGCTTCGCCGATACGGACCTGGTCCCCTTTAAAGATAACCTCTTTTAACTCCAGATAGGTATCTTCTCCGGCGGCCATTTCAGCCAATAGGGCTTGCATATCATCGTACATAAGAATCCTCGCCAATTAAAAGTTATATTTCTCCTTGCGCTTTATGAATGCTTCTTTTGAGCCTTCCATGATGTCCAGAACTGCCCTGGTCACTTCGGAGCGATCAAGGCCCCCCTGGGCACGGCAGGTCCCCTTCCCCCCCCTGGCTTCAAGGGTATAGACTAACTCTGCGTCGCCATTTACCGGAAGATTGGCATTATGGGTAACAATA from Deltaproteobacteria bacterium includes the following:
- a CDS encoding putative DNA binding domain-containing protein, whose translation is MARILMYDDMQALLAEMAAGEDTYLELKEVIFKGDQVRIGEAGRAAPEIAEVFCSMANTEGGVIVFGVRKDSAVVGIPVDKRPVLEQFVVNTGLHNCKPMIEPIINWVQLPDEDRNPRLCLKIDIPKAYYSVHQTIDGRFLKRVGSHRHPIPPEQLGRLLALRNLLIPFEERPALGKTLSLIDRSRVDAYYQRRFSRSFQMDGLTYERLLINLKLAIEMQQQTIPTHLGILLFSERPDTVLGGAFIDIAAYKHDIADGETADVKKVTGPLPEQILQVLHYFQTSPLIATASKKEVLGRRDLPAYVATALQEAVVNAVVHRDYEITGSQIIIRIFPDRIEIQNPGGLHNTLTEEALYTGCQPVRRNQQLAGFMRDFPSPLTGTSFMEARGEGFLNLVRDSRELSGKRPEIKRIGDAVKLTIFAELAD
- a CDS encoding AMP-binding protein; this encodes MAKPTRYTQEMIDEYLSKGLWRKESIADLWDQNAKLIPQKEALIDSKGRLTWLQVKELSDNIALSFLKRGYKKDDVIHVILPNCNDSFVVRLACEKAGIVALTSLMTLREAELEYVIKTFEVKGIVLPWQFRNFDYYQAVTDLRSKLSSLKDIFVSGDPVPPGTHSIEEMKREAETKEFPVSLLAKTRFTSTEVVTVGLTSGTTGLQKTAEHMPANRIATGTAYQRAVKLTGDDIVLNCINAVAGRGGAFCYSQPEIGAKTICLEIWDAEEALKLLQREKATILFTAPAQLAMVVNHPDFDRYDHRSLRCVVCSTSPLDQVLIIEAEKKLGVPILNGYGSFDGGGVSGTAIDDDVETRRTTMGKPYPGVELKVVDDNGNEVPAGQEGELIYRGPLTTAGYYRDLAKTLEAWGTLGKEGWFHSGDIVKMDKNGNLVISGRKKDVIIRGGQNIYPIEIEELLVTHPNVDKAAVVAMPDPIMGEKACAYVVVKGQEKLTFEEMKDFLKSKKIAPYKIPERLEYVDEIPMENFKILKKVLRADVVRKLKAEEKR
- a CDS encoding nucleotidyltransferase domain-containing protein — protein: MVKKKIRAVAKFFGEKLEEENVRVSKIILFGSQVKGNATAESDIDIVVVSENFRRKNIFRRVELLKNAEIQTIKKFMVPLDIITMTPEEYKNRTTLMAEYAHEGEVVFAG
- a CDS encoding tRNA 2-thiocytidine(32) synthetase TtcA — protein: MSRNITTADKKIQGLLGKAIRDYDMIADGDHLAVAVSGGKDSMALLFMLKERLKWVPIRYDLLAIHLDMGFEGTQPQRIEAACREMGVPFYFEKTDYGILAHGPENKENPCFLCSWLRRKHLFQLSKVLNFTKIALGHNKDDIIETLFLNMFFSGELSTMLPRQSLFEGRLTIIRPLALLEESKIKGFARRMNLFEIPNPCPSAQNSSRKEIKEFLSVFYARNKKIRGNIFHALSHCRPEYLLPLISKRTPQNQGKTKIK
- a CDS encoding NADH:flavin oxidoreductase, translated to MSTLFEATEINGMKLANRFVRSATWEGMAGDDGSVTPALIDLMARLAEGQVGLIISSHAYVRKEGQAGPRQLGVYKDELTDGLKQMTQAVHGQGGRIVLQIAHSGCLANPDLTGQDPMGPSSVEGFSKSPCKAMTLQDIQELVEAFGQGARRAKEAGFDGVQLHSAHGYLMSQFISPLFNRRTDAYGGSVENRYQVLREVLKKVRSTVGNDFPVLVKLNSEDYLEGGLRLEDSLKIGILLQKDGIDAIELSGGTVKSGKLSPSRAGITSEDKEAYFLEAARAFRQNLEIPLILVGGIRSLAVAEKIIDQGIADYLSMSRPFIREPGLIKRWMSGDLSKATCLSDNQCFVPAMAGEGIYCVVDKKNG